The Synchiropus splendidus isolate RoL2022-P1 chromosome 11, RoL_Sspl_1.0, whole genome shotgun sequence genome contains a region encoding:
- the zdhhc2 gene encoding palmitoyltransferase ZDHHC2 isoform X1, with the protein MAPTGSRSVKRGCRRVVYWIPVLFIALIVAWSYYAYVLQLCLESIEDTGQKVVYLLVYHVVFVMFVWAYWKTIFTKPMNPLQEFQLSRSDTELLEREDRGESQQEILRRVAKDLPIHTRTNSGAIRFCDHCQLLKPDRCHHCSVCDKCILKMDHHCPWVNNCVGFSNYKFFLLFLAYSLLYCLFITATDLPFFIKFWTVGRRWRRMKAGGRAHFRLTEYLNGLPDTQAKFHILFLFFSASMFSVSLASLFIYHCWLVCRNRSTLEAVRAPVFRHGTDKNGFSLGVGKNFRQVFGDELKYWPVPVFSSLGDGCSFPTCLVNLDPEQPRSPSGSGLASHSSAEGRHFPCKPLRGSQSRLLIAAPSWTDADTDRKGSSNPGMTVENEA; encoded by the exons ATGGCTCCGACTGGCTCGCGCAGTGTCAAGCGTGGCTGCAGGAGAGTTGTCTACTGGATCCCGGTGCTCTTCATCGCCCTCATCGTGGCGTGGTCCTACTACGCCTATGTCCTGCAGCTGTGTTTGG agTCCATCGAGGATACGGGACAGAAAG TGGTGTATCTGCTGGTCTACCACGTGGTCTTCGTCATGTTCGTCTGGGCCTACTGGAAGACCATCTTCACCAAGCCCATGAACCCGCTGCAGGAG TTCCAGCTGTCCCGCTCGGACACAGAGCTCTTGGAGCGGGAGGACCGCGGGGAGTCTCAGCAGGAGATCCTGAGACGCGTGGCCAAAGACCTGCCCATCCACACGCGCACCAACTCTGGAG CCATCCGCTTCTGCGACCACTGCCAGCTGCTGAAGCCTGATCGATGCCACCACTGCTCCGTCTGCGATAA GTGCATCCTGAAGATGGATCACCACTGTCCCTG GGTGAACAACTGCGTGGGATTCTCCAACTACAAGTTCTTCTTGCTGTTCCTGGCCTACTCGCTGCTCTACTGCCTCTTCATCACCGCCACGGACCTGCCCTTCTTCATCAAGTTCTGGACGgtaggcagaaggtggaggaggatgaag GCTGGAGGTAGAGCTCACTTCCGTCTGACAGAGTATCTG AACGGCCTCCCAGACACGCAGGCCAAGTTCCACATCctgttcctcttcttctctgcctccaTGTTCTCGGTCAGCCTGGCCTCGCTCTTCATCTACCACTGCTGGTTGGTCTGCAGAAACCGGTCCACGCTGG AGGCCGTGCGAGCCCCGGTGTTCCGCCACGGCACGGACAAGAACGGCTTCAGTCTGGGAGTCGGCAAGAACTTCAGACAAGTGTTCGGGGATGAGCTCAAGTACTGGCCCGTCCCTGTGTTCTCCAG TTTAGGCGACGGTTGTTCCTTCCCAACATGTCTGGTGAACCTGGACCCCGAGCAGCCGCGCTCCCCCAGCGGCTCCGGCCTCGCCAGCCACAG CTCAGCTGAGGGCCGCCACTTCCCCTGCAAACCTCTGAGGGGGAGCCAGAGTCGCCTGCTCATCGCCGCCCCCTCCTGGACAGACGCTGACACGGACCGGAAGG GCTCCTCCAACCCTGGGATGACCGTGGAGAACGAAGCGTAA
- the zdhhc2 gene encoding palmitoyltransferase ZDHHC2 isoform X3: MAPTGSRSVKRGCRRVVYWIPVLFIALIVAWSYYAYVLQLCLESIEDTGQKVVYLLVYHVVFVMFVWAYWKTIFTKPMNPLQEFQLSRSDTELLEREDRGESQQEILRRVAKDLPIHTRTNSGAIRFCDHCQLLKPDRCHHCSVCDKCILKMDHHCPWVNNCVGFSNYKFFLLFLAYSLLYCLFITATDLPFFIKFWTNGLPDTQAKFHILFLFFSASMFSVSLASLFIYHCWLVCRNRSTLEAVRAPVFRHGTDKNGFSLGVGKNFRQVFGDELKYWPVPVFSSLGDGCSFPTCLVNLDPEQPRSPSGSGLASHSSAEGRHFPCKPLRGSQSRLLIAAPSWTDADTDRKGSSNPGMTVENEA, from the exons ATGGCTCCGACTGGCTCGCGCAGTGTCAAGCGTGGCTGCAGGAGAGTTGTCTACTGGATCCCGGTGCTCTTCATCGCCCTCATCGTGGCGTGGTCCTACTACGCCTATGTCCTGCAGCTGTGTTTGG agTCCATCGAGGATACGGGACAGAAAG TGGTGTATCTGCTGGTCTACCACGTGGTCTTCGTCATGTTCGTCTGGGCCTACTGGAAGACCATCTTCACCAAGCCCATGAACCCGCTGCAGGAG TTCCAGCTGTCCCGCTCGGACACAGAGCTCTTGGAGCGGGAGGACCGCGGGGAGTCTCAGCAGGAGATCCTGAGACGCGTGGCCAAAGACCTGCCCATCCACACGCGCACCAACTCTGGAG CCATCCGCTTCTGCGACCACTGCCAGCTGCTGAAGCCTGATCGATGCCACCACTGCTCCGTCTGCGATAA GTGCATCCTGAAGATGGATCACCACTGTCCCTG GGTGAACAACTGCGTGGGATTCTCCAACTACAAGTTCTTCTTGCTGTTCCTGGCCTACTCGCTGCTCTACTGCCTCTTCATCACCGCCACGGACCTGCCCTTCTTCATCAAGTTCTGGACG AACGGCCTCCCAGACACGCAGGCCAAGTTCCACATCctgttcctcttcttctctgcctccaTGTTCTCGGTCAGCCTGGCCTCGCTCTTCATCTACCACTGCTGGTTGGTCTGCAGAAACCGGTCCACGCTGG AGGCCGTGCGAGCCCCGGTGTTCCGCCACGGCACGGACAAGAACGGCTTCAGTCTGGGAGTCGGCAAGAACTTCAGACAAGTGTTCGGGGATGAGCTCAAGTACTGGCCCGTCCCTGTGTTCTCCAG TTTAGGCGACGGTTGTTCCTTCCCAACATGTCTGGTGAACCTGGACCCCGAGCAGCCGCGCTCCCCCAGCGGCTCCGGCCTCGCCAGCCACAG CTCAGCTGAGGGCCGCCACTTCCCCTGCAAACCTCTGAGGGGGAGCCAGAGTCGCCTGCTCATCGCCGCCCCCTCCTGGACAGACGCTGACACGGACCGGAAGG GCTCCTCCAACCCTGGGATGACCGTGGAGAACGAAGCGTAA
- the zdhhc2 gene encoding palmitoyltransferase ZDHHC2 isoform X2 codes for MAPTGSRSVKRGCRRVVYWIPVLFIALIVAWSYYAYVLQLCLESIEDTGQKVVYLLVYHVVFVMFVWAYWKTIFTKPMNPLQEFQLSRSDTELLEREDRGESQQEILRRVAKDLPIHTRTNSGAIRFCDHCQLLKPDRCHHCSVCDKCILKMDHHCPWVNNCVGFSNYKFFLLFLAYSLLYCLFITATDLPFFIKFWTAGGRAHFRLTEYLNGLPDTQAKFHILFLFFSASMFSVSLASLFIYHCWLVCRNRSTLEAVRAPVFRHGTDKNGFSLGVGKNFRQVFGDELKYWPVPVFSSLGDGCSFPTCLVNLDPEQPRSPSGSGLASHSSAEGRHFPCKPLRGSQSRLLIAAPSWTDADTDRKGSSNPGMTVENEA; via the exons ATGGCTCCGACTGGCTCGCGCAGTGTCAAGCGTGGCTGCAGGAGAGTTGTCTACTGGATCCCGGTGCTCTTCATCGCCCTCATCGTGGCGTGGTCCTACTACGCCTATGTCCTGCAGCTGTGTTTGG agTCCATCGAGGATACGGGACAGAAAG TGGTGTATCTGCTGGTCTACCACGTGGTCTTCGTCATGTTCGTCTGGGCCTACTGGAAGACCATCTTCACCAAGCCCATGAACCCGCTGCAGGAG TTCCAGCTGTCCCGCTCGGACACAGAGCTCTTGGAGCGGGAGGACCGCGGGGAGTCTCAGCAGGAGATCCTGAGACGCGTGGCCAAAGACCTGCCCATCCACACGCGCACCAACTCTGGAG CCATCCGCTTCTGCGACCACTGCCAGCTGCTGAAGCCTGATCGATGCCACCACTGCTCCGTCTGCGATAA GTGCATCCTGAAGATGGATCACCACTGTCCCTG GGTGAACAACTGCGTGGGATTCTCCAACTACAAGTTCTTCTTGCTGTTCCTGGCCTACTCGCTGCTCTACTGCCTCTTCATCACCGCCACGGACCTGCCCTTCTTCATCAAGTTCTGGACG GCTGGAGGTAGAGCTCACTTCCGTCTGACAGAGTATCTG AACGGCCTCCCAGACACGCAGGCCAAGTTCCACATCctgttcctcttcttctctgcctccaTGTTCTCGGTCAGCCTGGCCTCGCTCTTCATCTACCACTGCTGGTTGGTCTGCAGAAACCGGTCCACGCTGG AGGCCGTGCGAGCCCCGGTGTTCCGCCACGGCACGGACAAGAACGGCTTCAGTCTGGGAGTCGGCAAGAACTTCAGACAAGTGTTCGGGGATGAGCTCAAGTACTGGCCCGTCCCTGTGTTCTCCAG TTTAGGCGACGGTTGTTCCTTCCCAACATGTCTGGTGAACCTGGACCCCGAGCAGCCGCGCTCCCCCAGCGGCTCCGGCCTCGCCAGCCACAG CTCAGCTGAGGGCCGCCACTTCCCCTGCAAACCTCTGAGGGGGAGCCAGAGTCGCCTGCTCATCGCCGCCCCCTCCTGGACAGACGCTGACACGGACCGGAAGG GCTCCTCCAACCCTGGGATGACCGTGGAGAACGAAGCGTAA